In Microcoleus sp. FACHB-831, the following proteins share a genomic window:
- a CDS encoding NAD(P)-dependent alcohol dehydrogenase — protein MSDLMKAVFINQYGSHQLLQYADVPKPHIKPNQLLVKVRASSVNPVDWKIRSGHLSLITGNNFPMILGFDLSGEVVEVGNRVTRFKSGDNIYAYLDSIPGGAYAEYAAVSEKAACLKPNNMNYEQAATVPLAALTALQALRDLGQIQRGHRVLINGASGGVGSFGVQIAKAIGCEVTAVCSAKNAELVKSLGGDRVIDYTTSNFTQTPERYDIILDAVGKQSFDSCESILQPNGVYVSTLPTPDNILPTVLTFLLPGKKAKFVLAQSNGWDLAYLKDLIEADKLRTVIDRTFSLSEVAAAHAYSEEGRVVGKLAIAVP, from the coding sequence ATGAGCGATTTAATGAAAGCAGTTTTTATCAATCAATATGGCTCGCACCAATTACTGCAATATGCAGACGTTCCTAAGCCTCACATCAAGCCTAACCAACTGTTGGTGAAAGTTCGTGCCAGCAGCGTTAATCCCGTAGACTGGAAAATTCGCTCCGGACACTTGTCATTAATCACGGGTAATAACTTCCCGATGATTTTGGGGTTCGATCTTTCCGGCGAAGTTGTCGAGGTTGGGAATAGAGTCACGCGGTTCAAAAGCGGAGATAATATTTACGCCTACCTCGACAGCATACCAGGAGGAGCTTACGCGGAATATGCAGCGGTATCAGAAAAAGCGGCTTGTCTGAAACCAAATAACATGAATTACGAACAAGCTGCTACCGTACCTCTTGCAGCTTTGACAGCCTTACAAGCTTTGCGAGATTTAGGTCAAATACAGCGGGGACATCGCGTATTAATCAATGGTGCTTCGGGTGGAGTAGGCAGCTTTGGCGTGCAAATTGCTAAGGCGATTGGCTGCGAGGTGACGGCAGTTTGCAGCGCGAAAAATGCGGAATTAGTAAAGTCATTGGGAGGCGATCGCGTTATCGATTATACAACCTCTAACTTCACTCAAACCCCAGAGAGATACGACATTATTTTAGACGCTGTGGGCAAGCAATCCTTTGATTCTTGCGAAAGTATTTTGCAACCGAATGGAGTTTACGTTTCTACTTTGCCCACGCCCGATAACATACTACCAACCGTCCTCACATTTCTGTTACCTGGTAAAAAAGCTAAATTCGTTCTTGCTCAATCTAATGGTTGGGATTTAGCCTATCTCAAAGATTTAATTGAAGCCGACAAACTGCGGACGGTTATCGATAGAACTTTTAGTTTATCTGAAGTAGCAGCGGCTCATGCTTATAGCGAAGAAGGGCGTGTAGTCGGCAAGCTGGCGATCGCAGTACCCTAG
- a CDS encoding S-adenosyl-l-methionine hydroxide adenosyltransferase family protein, with product MLVHIIADYGFGDLAFAEVVQRIKFYLPDAEPILTPVPPFATIAAGFCIAQLGLNEAPAGTIIYHNVAPREDDEQARAANAGERLAFARLPTGVRVIGVNAGYAYSFVRDVAEDLRWAAVPAEGSQFRSRDLFPQAAAAIALGQPDAIAEKIPASDIPDVPQNCIAYIDGYGNLKTTIKHDGKIRDGAAVHLQIGDKEMQAIASDGSFAVESGQLAFAPGSSGWTNAQGEEMRWMELFLRGGNAWESFARPSVGTSIQMDYKS from the coding sequence ATGCTAGTTCACATCATTGCCGATTACGGTTTTGGCGATCTCGCCTTTGCTGAAGTAGTGCAGCGCATCAAGTTCTACCTACCCGATGCCGAACCGATTCTTACCCCCGTGCCTCCTTTTGCGACGATTGCGGCTGGATTCTGTATCGCGCAGCTAGGCTTGAACGAAGCCCCAGCCGGAACCATCATTTACCACAACGTCGCCCCCCGCGAAGATGACGAACAAGCGCGTGCAGCCAATGCTGGCGAACGTCTTGCTTTTGCAAGGTTGCCGACAGGGGTGCGGGTAATCGGCGTTAATGCTGGCTATGCTTACTCGTTCGTGCGCGATGTGGCTGAAGACTTGCGCTGGGCTGCTGTTCCTGCGGAAGGTTCGCAGTTTCGTTCTCGCGATTTGTTTCCGCAAGCCGCCGCCGCGATCGCGCTAGGACAACCCGATGCAATAGCAGAGAAAATCCCCGCCTCCGACATACCCGACGTGCCGCAAAACTGCATCGCCTACATTGACGGCTACGGCAACTTAAAAACCACTATTAAACACGATGGCAAGATACGAGATGGCGCCGCCGTGCATTTGCAAATTGGCGATAAGGAGATGCAAGCGATCGCCAGCGATGGCAGCTTTGCAGTGGAATCCGGACAGTTAGCCTTTGCGCCCGGTAGCAGCGGTTGGACTAATGCCCAAGGCGAAGAGATGCGCTGGATGGAATTGTTCCTGCGCGGTGGCAATGCTTGGGAGTCTTTTGCTCGTCCGTCAGTCGGCACATCGATACAGATGGACTATAAATCATAA
- a CDS encoding nuclear transport factor 2 family protein: protein MAEINHATLEVAHKAFGYFTHGIATGDWNLFIEMLTDDFTLWFPIGPYQGLNVGKERASAFFNYVSETCNTRLEATLDRVTSNETTVVFEFRDEGSLFNQPYKNRVAVSFDVRGDKICGYREYFGSDGKSN, encoded by the coding sequence ATGGCAGAAATAAACCATGCTACGCTGGAAGTTGCTCATAAAGCATTCGGTTACTTCACGCATGGTATAGCGACAGGCGATTGGAACCTGTTTATAGAAATGCTTACCGACGATTTTACCCTCTGGTTTCCAATAGGGCCATACCAGGGATTAAATGTTGGTAAAGAGCGAGCGAGCGCATTCTTCAATTACGTTTCTGAAACCTGCAACACAAGGTTAGAGGCGACACTCGATCGCGTTACCAGCAATGAAACTACTGTTGTTTTCGAGTTCAGAGACGAAGGAAGCTTATTTAACCAACCTTACAAAAACCGAGTAGCAGTTTCTTTCGATGTTCGTGGAGACAAAATTTGCGGTTATCGAGAATATTTTGGTAGCGATGGTAAATCTAATTAA
- a CDS encoding DUF928 domain-containing protein: protein MTAVRVAASTLFLMPATSFLDSSLNSVFASPAKPGVTRQTKSKFSYVPPNRGTPRRTQATGSRGCTEAAPVKLALLVPNDHTAQTSLGHPTFFWNISEKPAQPLEFALVESGVAQPIFVQQVQVEKAGIAKLEMPSNLPELVPGKEYRWSVTLICNKNRRSNDTFVQSWIKRVARSPQVEEKLTAATSDRDRASVYAEAGLWFDALNAISSNSSKDEFMLLLDQVGLSEVAVQDRQTVARQ from the coding sequence ATGACTGCGGTTAGAGTTGCTGCATCAACGTTGTTCCTGATGCCCGCAACCAGTTTTCTAGATAGTTCCCTCAATAGCGTATTTGCAAGCCCTGCGAAGCCGGGAGTTACCCGACAAACAAAATCAAAATTTAGTTACGTTCCTCCTAATCGGGGAACGCCCAGACGAACCCAAGCAACTGGTTCGCGAGGATGCACTGAAGCAGCACCAGTAAAATTGGCATTATTAGTGCCTAACGATCACACAGCACAAACCTCGTTAGGTCATCCTACGTTTTTCTGGAATATATCAGAAAAGCCAGCGCAACCACTGGAATTTGCCTTAGTGGAATCGGGAGTTGCCCAACCGATTTTTGTACAACAAGTACAGGTAGAAAAGGCTGGAATTGCTAAATTAGAAATGCCTAGCAATTTGCCAGAACTGGTTCCAGGTAAAGAATATCGTTGGTCTGTTACCTTAATTTGTAATAAGAACAGACGCTCTAACGATACGTTTGTACAAAGCTGGATTAAGCGCGTAGCGCGATCGCCACAGGTGGAAGAAAAGCTAACAGCAGCAACAAGCGATCGCGATCGCGCTTCTGTATATGCTGAAGCTGGACTATGGTTCGACGCCCTCAATGCTATTTCAAGCAACTCGTCGAAGGATGAGTTTATGTTATTGCTAGATCAAGTAGGATTGAGTGAAGTTGCAGTCCAAGATCGGCAAACCGTAGCTAGACAATAA
- a CDS encoding CHASE2 domain-containing protein, with amino-acid sequence MGAKHLKQKIWLQRGSAIASRRGCAIAASGVAGIVIAFRFAGLLQSWEWATLDQFFRWRPSDPMQKRILIVGIHEPDIRYVGKWPASDADMAKMLEKIKAQKPRAIGLDIYRDLPVPPGTQNLEKVFKSTPNLIGIEKKVADNKSSTVAPPPLLSKLDQVGANDIVPDGDGKIRRGLLFVTPNNEPALPSFGLRLAGIYLEAEGITPEYAKNDFLQLGKAVFVPFEANDGGYVRADAGGYQIMLNFNGAAPFDMVSLRDVLEDKVPASMMRDRIVLIGAVAPSLNDLFYIPYSSGLRTLPEQTPGVVLQAHLAATILSAALEGRPLIQTWSESLEISWIFLWSGIGAALSWAVRPDGDRNYSLLQLSIGLILAAGALIATSYVLFLSSWWIPVVPPLLALIGATTAIVGYTAQLERQDRQMVMHLFGRHVTPAIAKAIWRDRDQLLEQGRLLGRQMTATVLFADLKGFTTITEETDPKTLMSWLNQYMEAMGGLVLAHGGVVDKFIGDAIMAVFGVPIARTTPEEIAKDAIAAVRCAKDMAKALQTLNKQWLVQGRPTTAMRVGIATGTVVTGSLGCSQRVDYTTIGDSVNVAARLESYNKSIDGGICRILINQATYQHIQEQFPTRFIDSVRLKGRTQVTEVYQVLL; translated from the coding sequence GTCGTGGATGCGCGATCGCTGCTAGTGGTGTTGCTGGAATCGTTATTGCTTTCCGCTTTGCTGGTCTTTTGCAGTCCTGGGAATGGGCAACTCTCGATCAATTTTTTCGCTGGCGTCCCTCCGATCCAATGCAAAAGCGCATTTTGATTGTTGGTATTCACGAACCCGATATTCGTTATGTGGGAAAGTGGCCTGCAAGCGATGCTGATATGGCTAAAATGCTGGAAAAAATAAAAGCACAAAAGCCTAGAGCAATTGGCCTAGATATCTATCGAGATTTGCCCGTTCCCCCCGGTACTCAAAATTTAGAAAAAGTCTTTAAATCCACGCCTAATCTAATTGGAATTGAAAAAAAAGTTGCCGATAACAAAAGCAGTACTGTCGCCCCGCCACCTCTGTTAAGCAAGTTAGATCAAGTGGGCGCTAATGATATTGTGCCTGATGGAGATGGCAAAATCCGTCGCGGCTTGCTGTTTGTAACGCCTAATAATGAGCCTGCTTTACCTAGTTTTGGCCTTCGTCTGGCTGGTATTTATCTGGAGGCTGAAGGTATTACTCCCGAATATGCTAAAAATGATTTTTTGCAGCTAGGTAAGGCTGTATTTGTGCCTTTTGAGGCGAATGATGGTGGCTATGTACGAGCGGATGCTGGTGGCTACCAAATTATGTTGAATTTCAACGGTGCTGCGCCGTTTGATATGGTTTCGCTAAGGGATGTTTTGGAAGATAAAGTACCAGCATCAATGATGCGCGATCGCATTGTTTTAATTGGCGCTGTTGCTCCGAGTTTGAACGATCTCTTCTACATTCCCTACAGTAGCGGTCTAAGAACTTTGCCCGAACAAACTCCTGGTGTTGTACTTCAAGCTCATCTCGCCGCAACAATTTTAAGTGCAGCTTTAGAAGGGCGTCCGTTAATCCAAACTTGGTCAGAATCGTTAGAAATTTCCTGGATTTTTCTGTGGTCTGGTATCGGTGCGGCTTTGAGTTGGGCTGTTCGTCCTGACGGCGATCGCAACTACTCGCTGTTACAACTAAGTATTGGTCTAATACTAGCGGCTGGGGCGCTGATCGCTACTTCCTATGTGCTTTTTCTTAGCAGTTGGTGGATTCCGGTCGTACCGCCGTTGCTGGCTTTAATTGGAGCTACTACTGCGATCGTTGGTTACACTGCACAATTAGAGCGCCAAGATCGACAAATGGTGATGCATTTGTTTGGGCGTCACGTAACTCCAGCCATTGCTAAAGCTATTTGGCGCGATCGCGATCAATTGTTAGAACAAGGACGACTCTTGGGGCGTCAAATGACTGCAACGGTGCTATTTGCAGACTTGAAAGGTTTTACAACAATTACCGAAGAAACCGATCCAAAAACGCTGATGTCGTGGCTCAATCAGTATATGGAGGCGATGGGTGGGCTGGTTTTGGCTCATGGTGGTGTTGTTGATAAATTTATTGGCGATGCGATTATGGCCGTTTTCGGCGTCCCTATTGCTAGAACTACGCCCGAAGAGATAGCCAAAGATGCGATCGCCGCCGTTCGGTGCGCCAAAGACATGGCTAAAGCCCTTCAAACTCTTAATAAGCAATGGCTCGTTCAAGGACGCCCCACCACCGCCATGCGAGTCGGTATTGCCACAGGAACGGTCGTAACTGGTAGCCTCGGCTGTTCCCAAAGAGTAGACTATACAACCATTGGAGATAGCGTTAATGTGGCAGCGCGGTTAGAAAGCTATAACAAATCAATTGATGGGGGTATTTGCCGCATTTTGATTAATCAAGCAACTTATCAGCATATCCAAGAACAATTCCCCACTCGATTTATCGACAGCGTTAGGCTCAAAGGGCGGACTCAGGTCACAGAAGTTTATCAAGTTTTGCTCTAA